In the genome of Nocardioides marmoribigeumensis, one region contains:
- a CDS encoding molybdopterin cofactor-binding domain-containing protein — translation MLDENPPTPTDHLDEEVGGGLGRRTFLAWLVASTTVAAAADLGQGWFRPAAAVVPSPPQIPEQYDLNDLLTDAARPTANLITVVVHEDGTASFELPRAEVGQGVTTSTAMIIAEELDLPVSKVHVTLAPARPELVWNQLTGGSNTTISTFTPIRVAAAAARGALLAAASAQLGDAIDKLSVSNGVVTGPSGSLTYAQLAKAGATSTTKGVRVALKDPADFTVIGTARGRKDARAIVTGQKKFAMDLEVPGALPTMVCRPPTLNGTPVRINNRAAVLAMPGVTHVVMVDTGVAVRATTFGQCIDAVRALDVQWKAGPVKGESDKEILAELRAAQLPLAPALPIAKTVETELVFYFRSNSSLEPNCAIADVRADRAEIWGSFKSPVTAQERIATMLGLTPDQVTLHVTQGGGSFGRKLFYDAGLEAAAISKAMGKPVKLMWHRADEPRQGRGHPMAISRVRASYANGEVLSLEQRHTSVETDFRHGLGEIISAYAAELPPGALGNLGYAQTVWNLTQEVPFNFGVVDQVINETDERFNTGSMRNIYSPDSRVAVELTMDKLAKAMKMDRLAFRLKFVKDDRTRAVLEKVAKEGGWGRSLPAGVAQGIAIHKEYKGVTAALVEIDCRPETVSRYVQKEAVTGPRVRRVTFAVDAGLVVNPRGLEAQMLGGINDGIALALTSSCHLQDGRFLEASWDNYFYTRQWNTPLRVDVHVMPSDSTEPGGAGEAGVAATFAAVASAYGAATGSIPTYFPINHRDPLPFTPKSFVPPVPPSPTDGLDKAH, via the coding sequence GTGCTGGACGAGAACCCACCCACCCCGACCGACCACCTGGACGAGGAGGTGGGAGGTGGCCTTGGCCGCCGTACCTTCCTCGCCTGGCTGGTCGCCTCGACCACCGTCGCGGCCGCGGCCGACCTCGGGCAGGGCTGGTTCCGCCCGGCCGCCGCGGTCGTCCCGAGCCCGCCGCAGATCCCCGAGCAGTACGACCTCAACGACCTGCTCACCGACGCCGCGCGGCCGACCGCCAACCTCATCACGGTCGTCGTCCACGAGGACGGGACCGCCTCGTTCGAGCTCCCCCGCGCCGAGGTCGGGCAGGGCGTGACGACCTCGACGGCGATGATCATCGCCGAGGAGCTCGACCTCCCGGTGAGCAAGGTCCACGTGACCCTCGCGCCCGCGCGACCCGAGCTGGTGTGGAACCAGCTCACCGGCGGGTCCAACACGACGATCTCGACGTTCACGCCGATCCGGGTCGCCGCAGCCGCCGCCAGGGGCGCGCTCCTGGCCGCTGCCTCGGCCCAGCTGGGCGACGCGATCGACAAGCTCTCGGTGAGCAACGGGGTCGTCACCGGGCCGTCCGGCAGCCTCACCTACGCCCAGCTCGCCAAGGCCGGCGCGACCTCGACCACCAAGGGCGTCCGCGTGGCGCTCAAGGACCCGGCCGACTTCACGGTCATCGGCACGGCCCGCGGTCGCAAGGACGCCCGCGCGATCGTCACCGGCCAGAAGAAGTTCGCCATGGACCTCGAGGTCCCCGGCGCCCTGCCGACGATGGTCTGCCGGCCGCCGACCCTCAACGGCACACCGGTGCGGATCAACAACCGGGCCGCGGTCCTGGCGATGCCCGGCGTCACGCACGTGGTCATGGTCGACACCGGCGTCGCCGTCCGCGCGACGACCTTCGGCCAGTGCATCGACGCGGTCCGCGCGCTCGACGTGCAGTGGAAGGCAGGCCCGGTCAAGGGCGAGTCCGACAAGGAGATCCTCGCCGAGCTCCGCGCCGCCCAGCTGCCGCTCGCCCCCGCCCTGCCGATCGCGAAGACCGTCGAGACCGAGCTGGTCTTCTACTTCCGCAGCAACTCCTCGCTCGAGCCCAACTGCGCGATCGCCGACGTGCGCGCCGATCGCGCCGAGATCTGGGGCTCCTTCAAGTCGCCGGTCACCGCGCAGGAGCGCATCGCCACGATGCTCGGCCTCACGCCGGACCAGGTGACGCTGCACGTCACCCAGGGCGGCGGGTCCTTCGGCCGCAAGCTCTTCTACGACGCCGGCCTCGAGGCCGCCGCGATCAGCAAGGCGATGGGCAAGCCGGTCAAGCTGATGTGGCACCGCGCCGACGAGCCCCGCCAGGGGCGCGGCCACCCGATGGCGATCTCGCGCGTGCGGGCGTCCTACGCCAACGGCGAGGTGCTCTCGCTCGAGCAGCGCCACACCAGCGTGGAGACCGACTTCCGCCACGGCCTCGGCGAGATCATCTCGGCGTACGCCGCGGAGCTCCCCCCGGGCGCGCTCGGCAACCTCGGCTACGCGCAGACGGTCTGGAACCTCACGCAGGAGGTGCCGTTCAACTTCGGCGTCGTCGATCAGGTGATCAACGAGACCGACGAGCGGTTCAACACCGGCTCGATGCGCAACATCTACTCCCCCGACTCCCGGGTTGCCGTCGAGCTCACCATGGACAAGCTCGCCAAGGCGATGAAGATGGACCGCCTGGCGTTCCGGCTCAAGTTCGTCAAGGACGACCGCACTCGGGCGGTGCTGGAGAAGGTCGCCAAGGAGGGCGGCTGGGGCCGGTCCCTGCCCGCCGGCGTCGCGCAGGGCATCGCGATCCACAAGGAGTACAAGGGCGTCACGGCCGCGCTGGTCGAGATCGACTGCCGCCCGGAGACGGTGAGCCGCTACGTGCAGAAGGAGGCGGTCACCGGCCCGCGGGTGCGGCGCGTGACCTTCGCCGTCGACGCCGGGCTGGTGGTCAACCCGCGCGGGCTCGAGGCGCAGATGCTCGGCGGCATCAACGACGGCATCGCGCTCGCGCTCACCTCGAGCTGCCACCTGCAGGACGGCCGCTTCCTCGAGGCCAGCTGGGACAACTACTTCTACACGCGCCAGTGGAACACCCCGCTCCGCGTCGACGTGCACGTCATGCCCTCGGACAGCACCGAGCCCGGCGGGGCCGGCGAGGCCGGGGTCGCGGCGACCTTCGCCGCGGTGGCCTCGGCGTACGGCGCAGCGACCGGCAGCATCCCGACGTACTTCCCGATCAACCACCGGGACCCGCTCCCGTTCACGCCCAAGTCGTTCGTGCCCCCTGTCCCGCCGTCCCCCACCGACGGTCTCGACAAGGCCCACTGA
- a CDS encoding SRPBCC family protein: MRGSVTVFMAAPADQVWDLVSDVTRIGEFSPETFEAEWVDGATGPAVGARFRGHVKRNGVGPVYWTPCKVTACVPGKEFGFSVYAGGKPINNWHYALEAVEGGTEVTESFRLSDSGPTKVYWALLGWARGRTNEKGMRQTLERIKAVVER, encoded by the coding sequence ATGCGCGGATCCGTCACGGTGTTCATGGCTGCCCCTGCCGACCAGGTCTGGGACCTCGTCAGCGACGTCACCAGGATCGGCGAGTTCAGCCCGGAGACGTTCGAGGCCGAGTGGGTCGACGGCGCGACCGGCCCGGCTGTCGGTGCGCGCTTCCGCGGGCACGTCAAGCGCAACGGCGTCGGCCCGGTCTACTGGACCCCCTGCAAGGTGACCGCCTGCGTGCCCGGCAAGGAGTTCGGCTTCTCGGTGTACGCCGGCGGCAAGCCGATCAACAACTGGCACTACGCGCTCGAGGCGGTCGAGGGCGGCACCGAGGTGACCGAGTCCTTCCGTCTGTCCGACAGCGGGCCGACCAAGGTCTACTGGGCGCTGCTCGGCTGGGCACGCGGCAGGACCAACGAGAAGGGCATGCGCCAGACCCTCGAGCGGATCAAGGCCGTCGTCGAGCGCTGA
- a CDS encoding SDR family oxidoreductase — translation MKNVAGKRVLITGGAMGMGRIYARIAVEEGAAAVILWDLDEGALEKTAQELRQMGGTVHDYAVDVSDKELVTSVAEQVLAQVGVPHVVINNAGIVRGNDYFWETPADLVDAELTMRINSLAPMYVTRAFLPAMIDQGEEARLVNVASAAGFTANPRMSVYAASKWAAIGFSDSVRLELEQAGIDHVRITTVAPYYIKTGMFEGARSAPLLPLLEPEDVCAKVWKAMRKGKPMLVLPKGVLLGETMKGILPLPARDLIAGRLIGVHRTMEDFTGRPAQDD, via the coding sequence GTGAAGAACGTGGCCGGCAAGCGGGTGCTCATCACCGGGGGCGCGATGGGCATGGGCAGGATCTACGCACGCATCGCCGTGGAGGAGGGCGCCGCCGCGGTCATCCTGTGGGACCTCGACGAGGGTGCCCTCGAGAAGACCGCCCAGGAGCTGCGCCAGATGGGCGGAACGGTCCACGACTACGCCGTGGACGTCTCCGACAAGGAGCTCGTCACCTCCGTCGCCGAGCAGGTCCTGGCGCAGGTGGGCGTCCCCCACGTGGTGATCAACAACGCCGGCATCGTCCGAGGCAACGACTACTTCTGGGAGACCCCCGCCGACCTCGTCGACGCCGAGCTGACCATGCGGATCAACAGCCTGGCGCCGATGTACGTCACCCGTGCCTTCCTGCCGGCCATGATCGACCAGGGCGAGGAGGCCCGCCTCGTCAACGTGGCCTCGGCCGCCGGGTTCACCGCCAACCCGCGCATGTCGGTCTACGCCGCGTCCAAGTGGGCGGCGATCGGCTTCTCCGACTCGGTGCGCCTCGAGCTCGAGCAGGCCGGCATCGACCACGTGCGGATCACGACCGTCGCGCCCTACTACATCAAGACCGGCATGTTCGAGGGCGCCAGGTCCGCACCCCTGCTGCCGCTGCTCGAGCCCGAGGACGTCTGCGCCAAGGTCTGGAAGGCGATGCGCAAGGGCAAGCCGATGCTGGTGCTGCCCAAGGGAGTCCTGCTCGGCGAGACGATGAAGGGGATCCTGCCCCTGCCGGCCCGCGACCTCATCGCCGGACGGCTCATCGGCGTGCACCGCACGATGGAGGACTTTACGGGCCGACCTGCCCAGGACGACTGA
- a CDS encoding GNAT family N-acetyltransferase has protein sequence MQEPVRGPRLLESDGATAIAWVWPQAAGPELLWVRARSPESLLTPAAAVAVARTCPGQVVATEDVALSAALADAGLPLVRHLHAMAADPRQVATARVRDDLRLAPLSEAPLDALARLRLAAFPPGHPDHSEETVEQRVAAFGHELADPDNLVHPSSRSAWLGDDLVGCCVVTDSRHMPGFVGPWVMNVSRLPGKRAGGAGAAMLVDAARAVSDAGGDYLGLAVTDTNPARRLYERMGWSGLEMWLHHVPEGQG, from the coding sequence ATGCAGGAGCCGGTTCGTGGTCCGAGGTTGTTGGAGAGCGACGGCGCGACCGCGATCGCCTGGGTCTGGCCGCAGGCCGCCGGGCCCGAGCTCCTGTGGGTCCGCGCACGGAGCCCCGAGTCGCTCCTCACCCCTGCGGCCGCCGTGGCCGTCGCGCGCACGTGCCCGGGGCAGGTCGTCGCCACGGAGGACGTCGCCCTGTCCGCCGCCCTCGCCGACGCGGGCCTGCCGCTCGTGCGGCACCTGCACGCCATGGCCGCCGACCCCCGACAGGTGGCCACCGCCCGGGTCCGCGACGACCTCCGTCTGGCGCCCTTGTCCGAGGCCCCGCTCGACGCGCTCGCGCGACTGCGCCTCGCCGCCTTTCCTCCCGGGCACCCCGACCACAGCGAGGAGACCGTGGAGCAGCGCGTCGCGGCGTTCGGCCACGAGCTGGCCGATCCCGACAACCTGGTCCACCCCTCGAGCCGCTCGGCCTGGCTGGGCGACGACCTGGTCGGCTGCTGCGTGGTCACCGACTCCCGGCACATGCCGGGGTTCGTGGGCCCGTGGGTGATGAACGTGTCGCGCCTGCCGGGGAAGCGGGCCGGGGGAGCGGGGGCGGCGATGCTGGTCGACGCGGCCCGAGCGGTCTCGGACGCGGGTGGCGACTACCTCGGCCTCGCGGTCACCGACACCAACCCGGCACGACGGCTCTACGAGCGGATGGGCTGGTCCGGCCTGGAGATGTGGCTGCACCACGTGCCCGAGGGACAGGGGTGA
- a CDS encoding PaaI family thioesterase — translation MNPAEQWDLDPVAMREQLNAWPTFAAQRIVVEEIAADWSRVVVSMRVGSDNANYFGTAFGGSMFAMVDPFVVVLAAKQLGPSYAVWDQAAEIDFLRPGTGTVTAVVGMPAEVVGSLADEARGGTKVLRWFEVPVLGEDGAPVAVQRRRLYVRERR, via the coding sequence GTGAACCCTGCCGAGCAGTGGGACCTCGACCCGGTGGCGATGCGCGAGCAGCTCAACGCGTGGCCGACCTTCGCGGCCCAGCGCATCGTGGTGGAGGAGATCGCGGCCGACTGGTCGCGAGTGGTGGTGTCGATGCGCGTCGGGTCCGACAACGCCAACTACTTCGGCACGGCGTTCGGGGGGTCGATGTTCGCGATGGTCGACCCGTTCGTCGTCGTGCTGGCCGCCAAGCAGCTCGGGCCGTCGTACGCCGTGTGGGACCAGGCGGCCGAGATCGACTTCCTGCGGCCGGGCACGGGCACGGTGACGGCGGTCGTGGGGATGCCCGCCGAGGTGGTCGGCTCGCTGGCCGACGAGGCGCGGGGCGGCACCAAGGTGCTGCGGTGGTTCGAGGTGCCGGTCCTCGGCGAGGACGGTGCTCCGGTGGCCGTGCAGCGTCGGCGGCTCTACGTCCGGGAGCGCCGCTGA
- a CDS encoding SGNH/GDSL hydrolase family protein, producing MDPFTYDNRTGREPGRVLRALGLVLPGVRRVQRHVAPYAEAWVAHNRAALAQPGRRWYVLGDSMSQSVGATSWDRGWVHQLHERLTASGRGLVVVNLSATGAVLSDVLDQQVPLLDSLLASDPLAQSAVVTVLVGSNDLFNKAHRPHLPGRFEDLLPRLPEGSVVSTLPQPRAAAQRSNAHIRAAEGAGRIRVVDMTAEGPRTWIGKVAADRFHPNDKGYAALADAFEPTVVRAYDETPVER from the coding sequence GTGGATCCGTTCACCTACGACAACCGCACGGGCCGAGAGCCCGGGCGGGTGCTGCGTGCGCTGGGCCTGGTCCTGCCCGGGGTGCGCCGCGTGCAGCGGCACGTCGCGCCGTACGCCGAGGCGTGGGTCGCGCACAACCGCGCGGCCCTCGCGCAGCCCGGCCGGCGGTGGTACGTCCTGGGTGACTCGATGTCCCAGAGCGTGGGGGCCACGAGCTGGGACCGTGGCTGGGTGCACCAGCTGCACGAGCGCCTCACCGCTTCTGGACGGGGGCTCGTCGTGGTCAACCTGTCGGCCACGGGCGCGGTCCTCTCCGACGTGCTCGACCAGCAGGTCCCCCTGCTGGACTCGCTCCTGGCGTCGGACCCGCTCGCGCAGAGCGCCGTGGTCACCGTCCTGGTCGGCAGCAACGACCTCTTCAACAAGGCGCACCGGCCCCACCTGCCCGGGCGCTTCGAGGACCTCCTCCCGCGACTCCCGGAGGGGAGCGTGGTCTCCACGCTCCCCCAGCCACGAGCGGCCGCGCAGCGCTCCAACGCCCACATCCGTGCGGCGGAGGGGGCAGGCCGGATCCGCGTGGTCGACATGACCGCCGAGGGTCCGCGGACGTGGATCGGCAAGGTCGCGGCCGACCGTTTCCACCCCAACGACAAGGGCTACGCCGCCCTCGCGGACGCGTTCGAGCCGACCGTGGTCCGGGCCTACGACGAGACACCGGTGGAGCGATGA
- a CDS encoding alpha/beta hydrolase fold domain-containing protein, producing MRARDHVAVWAMRATARTVRYGEPLRFAGSDLPRPLRRRIDTRHGRVPVHVYAGRPGAGVLVHLHGGAFLMRRPQMDDWWCRYLVAETGVTVVNVDFDVAPRTSFPVAHEQCHDVAASLALEHDRVGLSGFSSGGGLAASVALQARDRRSFRPVLQVLGCPALDLAQEPQDGDPGMISPALRRMVRRVYFPDPLTRGSAYASPVLADSLAGLPPAVVLTGQLDVLRDDGRRYADRLREAGVEVVYDETPHVDHYFLTEDPARARRTMALVAGEVRRRLGAPPRSIATVS from the coding sequence ATGCGCGCTCGGGACCACGTCGCCGTCTGGGCGATGCGTGCCACCGCGCGCACCGTGAGGTACGGCGAGCCGTTGCGCTTCGCGGGCAGCGACCTTCCCCGCCCCCTCCGGCGGCGCATCGACACCCGGCACGGACGGGTGCCGGTCCACGTCTACGCCGGCCGTCCCGGGGCGGGCGTGCTGGTCCACCTCCACGGCGGCGCGTTCCTCATGCGGCGCCCGCAGATGGACGACTGGTGGTGCCGCTACCTGGTCGCCGAGACCGGGGTGACCGTGGTCAACGTGGACTTCGACGTGGCCCCGCGGACGTCCTTCCCCGTCGCGCACGAGCAGTGCCACGACGTGGCGGCGTCGCTGGCGCTGGAGCACGACCGGGTCGGGCTCAGCGGCTTCTCCTCCGGGGGCGGGCTCGCCGCCTCGGTGGCGCTCCAGGCCCGGGACCGGCGGTCCTTCCGGCCGGTCCTGCAGGTGCTGGGCTGTCCCGCCCTCGACCTCGCGCAGGAGCCGCAGGACGGCGACCCCGGGATGATCTCGCCGGCCCTGCGCCGGATGGTGCGCCGCGTCTACTTCCCCGACCCACTGACCCGCGGCTCGGCGTACGCCTCCCCCGTGCTGGCCGACTCGCTGGCCGGGCTCCCGCCGGCGGTCGTGCTGACCGGGCAGCTCGACGTGCTCCGCGACGACGGGCGGCGCTACGCCGACCGGCTGCGGGAGGCCGGCGTGGAGGTGGTCTACGACGAGACGCCGCACGTCGACCACTACTTCCTGACCGAGGACCCTGCGCGCGCCCGGCGGACCATGGCGCTGGTCGCCGGCGAGGTCAGGCGACGCCTGGGTGCCCCGCCCCGCTCGATCGCGACCGTCAGTTGA
- a CDS encoding type II toxin-antitoxin system VapC family toxin: protein MKVVDANVLLYAVNSDAPQHDDSRTWLDAALSGGDRVGLSWVVLLAFLRLSTRSGLFSSPLTPTEAFDQVGDWTQAPGGEVIHPSPTHVTTLQGLLAPIGLAGNLVNDAHLAAVAVEHRAEIVSYDNDFSRFPGVRWSTPGALLA from the coding sequence GTGAAGGTCGTCGACGCCAACGTCCTGCTCTACGCGGTCAACTCCGACGCCCCGCAGCACGACGACTCCCGGACGTGGCTGGACGCAGCGTTGAGCGGAGGCGACCGGGTCGGCCTCAGCTGGGTGGTGCTGCTGGCCTTCCTCAGGCTGTCGACGCGGAGCGGCCTCTTCAGCTCGCCCCTGACGCCGACGGAAGCCTTCGACCAGGTCGGCGACTGGACCCAGGCGCCGGGCGGTGAGGTGATCCATCCGTCTCCGACGCACGTCACGACGCTCCAGGGTCTGCTGGCACCGATCGGCCTGGCGGGCAACCTGGTGAACGATGCCCACCTGGCCGCCGTGGCGGTGGAGCACCGGGCCGAGATCGTGTCCTACGACAACGACTTCTCGCGATTCCCCGGCGTGCGCTGGTCGACGCCGGGGGCGCTCCTGGCGTGA
- a CDS encoding (2Fe-2S)-binding protein, translated as MPDQTFILNGRKVTVKAPDHERLLWVLRDRLGVTGPKYGCGINVCKACTSHVNGKAVNPCSIPVGKLDPSDEVTTIEGLADHAPDSGSGDLHPMQQAWIDHDVSQCGYCQPGQVMQAVALVRRARREGRSITEADLDQIRNICRCGTYQRIREAIKDGERRMR; from the coding sequence ATGCCTGACCAGACTTTCATCCTCAACGGCCGCAAGGTGACCGTGAAGGCCCCCGACCACGAGCGCCTGCTCTGGGTGCTCCGCGACCGGCTCGGTGTCACCGGGCCGAAGTACGGCTGCGGCATCAACGTGTGCAAGGCCTGCACCTCCCACGTCAACGGCAAGGCGGTCAACCCCTGCTCGATCCCGGTCGGCAAGCTCGACCCGAGCGACGAGGTGACCACCATCGAGGGCCTCGCCGACCACGCCCCGGACAGCGGCTCGGGCGACCTGCACCCGATGCAGCAGGCATGGATCGACCACGACGTCTCGCAGTGCGGCTACTGCCAGCCCGGCCAGGTGATGCAGGCCGTCGCCCTCGTGCGCCGGGCCCGTCGCGAGGGTCGCTCGATCACCGAGGCCGACCTCGACCAGATCCGCAACATCTGCCGCTGCGGGACCTACCAGCGCATCCGTGAAGCGATCAAGGACGGCGAGCGCCGGATGCGCTGA
- a CDS encoding VOC family protein codes for MTSDPQTPPRIAQTVIDSDDPRALAEFYRQLFGLTYRDGDEPPPAGEPDERGQDWLVLRNPDGVQLAFQRSEGWAPPTWGSPTRPQMMHLDTVVDSVEQLDRQRERAEELGARTMYDRRDDPDEPLFVLVDPAGHPFCIFVA; via the coding sequence ATGACCTCAGACCCCCAGACCCCTCCCCGGATCGCGCAGACGGTGATCGACAGCGACGACCCGCGTGCCCTCGCGGAGTTCTACCGGCAGCTGTTCGGACTGACCTACCGCGACGGCGACGAGCCGCCGCCGGCCGGGGAGCCGGACGAGCGGGGTCAGGACTGGCTCGTGCTGCGCAACCCCGACGGCGTCCAGCTCGCCTTCCAGCGCTCCGAGGGCTGGGCCCCGCCCACCTGGGGCTCGCCGACGCGGCCCCAGATGATGCACCTCGACACCGTCGTGGACTCCGTCGAGCAGCTCGACCGTCAGCGGGAGCGGGCCGAGGAGCTCGGGGCCCGCACGATGTACGACCGCCGCGACGACCCCGACGAGCCGCTGTTCGTGCTCGTCGACCCGGCCGGCCACCCGTTCTGCATCTTCGTCGCCTGA
- a CDS encoding NUDIX domain-containing protein gives MSPSPTGRVRPAIKALIVRDGALLVTVNSHWTPLFYLLPGGGQQFGESMREACARECREEVGVDVTVGEVAFVRDYIGSRHEFAAQDSHYHQIEIAFWATLAPGAEPVQGPVGDSFQTGIRWLPLDELDDAPLWPQALKGWLAADPADRPVYLGDVN, from the coding sequence GTGAGCCCCTCACCGACCGGGCGCGTCCGCCCCGCGATCAAGGCCCTGATCGTGCGGGACGGTGCCCTGCTGGTCACCGTCAACAGCCACTGGACGCCGTTGTTCTACCTCCTGCCAGGGGGCGGCCAGCAGTTCGGCGAGTCGATGCGGGAGGCGTGCGCCCGGGAGTGCCGCGAGGAGGTCGGCGTCGACGTGACGGTCGGCGAGGTCGCGTTCGTCCGCGACTACATCGGGTCCCGGCACGAGTTCGCCGCCCAGGACAGCCACTACCACCAGATCGAGATCGCGTTCTGGGCCACCCTCGCGCCCGGTGCCGAGCCGGTGCAAGGTCCGGTGGGGGACTCCTTCCAGACCGGCATCCGCTGGCTCCCGCTCGACGAGCTCGACGACGCCCCGCTGTGGCCGCAGGCCCTCAAGGGCTGGCTCGCCGCCGACCCGGCCGACCGGCCCGTCTACCTCGGGGACGTCAACTGA
- a CDS encoding GNAT family N-acetyltransferase, whose protein sequence is MPLDTQQQPVGDPVPDWSPRPLPVPTLLHGRHVRLEPLGPEHVPALLAHVCSPDDEPLWTYRSVDRPRSEEDLLSLVLAEVEHPTTQTFAVCPQGGDARGLVSLMRPDPASGVVEIGGVLHARPVQRTPATTETVHLLLRHAFDDLGYRRVEWKCDSLNEPSRAAARRLGFTYEGRFRQHLVMKGRNRDTDWFAVVDRDWPAVRRALEAWLGPDNFDQAGRQRVALGTLTSPLLA, encoded by the coding sequence GTGCCTCTCGACACCCAGCAGCAGCCGGTCGGGGACCCCGTCCCCGACTGGTCGCCCCGCCCCCTGCCCGTTCCGACGCTGCTGCACGGCCGGCACGTGCGGCTCGAGCCACTCGGTCCTGAGCACGTGCCCGCGCTGCTCGCGCACGTCTGCTCGCCGGACGACGAGCCCCTGTGGACCTACCGGTCCGTCGACCGGCCACGGAGCGAGGAGGACCTGCTGTCCCTGGTGCTGGCCGAGGTCGAGCACCCGACGACCCAGACCTTCGCGGTGTGCCCACAGGGTGGGGACGCCCGCGGTCTCGTCTCGCTCATGCGGCCCGACCCGGCGTCCGGCGTCGTCGAGATCGGCGGCGTCCTGCACGCGCGGCCGGTGCAGCGCACCCCGGCGACCACCGAGACCGTCCACCTCCTGCTGCGCCACGCCTTCGACGACCTCGGCTACCGCCGGGTGGAGTGGAAGTGCGACAGCCTCAACGAGCCGTCACGGGCGGCCGCGCGCCGGCTCGGCTTCACCTACGAGGGCCGTTTCCGCCAGCACCTCGTGATGAAGGGACGCAACCGCGACACCGACTGGTTCGCGGTCGTCGACCGCGACTGGCCCGCCGTACGCCGTGCGCTCGAGGCGTGGCTCGGTCCCGACAACTTCGACCAGGCAGGGCGGCAGCGGGTCGCGCTCGGCACCCTGACCTCTCCCCTGCTCGCGTAG
- a CDS encoding PGPGW domain-containing protein, with product MERSKAVLKRVALETVGWVLVVVGIAAIPLPGPGLLCLFAGLAVLSQQYEWAEKRVRPVEKAAMKAAADSVQTWPRIVLSLLGVAWLHAIGTLWIVDPDAPGWWPVDDKWWLFGGFWTGVTLVGSGLLALGIMVYSFVKFRGQDDPRSAAGDTVGSSN from the coding sequence ATGGAGCGGAGCAAGGCGGTCCTCAAGCGGGTCGCGCTGGAGACGGTGGGCTGGGTCCTCGTGGTGGTCGGCATCGCGGCGATCCCGCTGCCGGGGCCCGGGCTGCTCTGTCTGTTCGCGGGGCTCGCGGTGCTGTCCCAGCAGTACGAGTGGGCCGAGAAGCGCGTGCGGCCGGTCGAGAAGGCCGCGATGAAGGCCGCGGCCGACAGCGTGCAGACCTGGCCGCGCATCGTCCTGTCGTTGCTCGGGGTGGCGTGGCTGCACGCGATCGGCACCCTGTGGATCGTCGACCCCGACGCGCCGGGCTGGTGGCCGGTCGACGACAAGTGGTGGCTCTTCGGCGGCTTCTGGACCGGCGTGACGCTGGTCGGGTCCGGGCTGCTCGCGCTCGGCATCATGGTCTACAGCTTCGTGAAGTTCCGCGGGCAGGACGACCCGCGCAGCGCGGCCGGGGACACCGTGGGGTCGAGCAACTAG
- a CDS encoding SDR family oxidoreductase — protein sequence MSSQLTVAVVGGHGQIARLLHPLLLEAGHTPVALVRRDDQAERLQAEGVTTRRLDLEADDVETFARAFEGCDAVVFAAGGGADGNAARKRAVDLEGSTKSADAARQAGVRRFVQVSAIDMDKPLPADTDEVWRAYVEAKRDADAHLRGTGLDWTIIRPGRLTDDGATGLVALGDDVARGDVARADVAAVLLAVLEDDRSVRHQWNLVGGDTPVADAVEHALG from the coding sequence ATGTCATCCCAGCTCACCGTCGCCGTGGTCGGCGGCCACGGACAGATCGCCCGCCTCCTCCACCCCCTGCTGCTCGAGGCCGGCCACACGCCGGTCGCCCTGGTCCGGCGCGACGACCAGGCCGAGCGCCTGCAGGCCGAGGGGGTCACCACCCGCCGCCTCGACCTCGAGGCCGACGACGTCGAGACCTTCGCCCGGGCCTTCGAGGGCTGTGACGCCGTCGTCTTCGCAGCCGGGGGAGGGGCCGACGGCAACGCCGCGCGCAAGCGCGCGGTCGACCTCGAGGGCTCGACGAAGTCCGCGGACGCGGCCCGGCAGGCCGGCGTACGACGGTTCGTGCAGGTCTCCGCGATCGACATGGACAAGCCGTTGCCCGCCGACACCGACGAGGTGTGGCGGGCCTACGTCGAGGCCAAGCGTGACGCCGACGCCCACCTGCGCGGCACCGGCCTCGACTGGACGATCATCCGCCCCGGGCGGCTGACCGACGACGGCGCCACCGGCCTGGTCGCCCTCGGCGACGACGTCGCCCGTGGCGACGTCGCCCGCGCCGACGTGGCCGCCGTCCTCCTTGCCGTGCTGGAGGACGACCGGTCGGTCCGGCACCAGTGGAACCTCGTGGGCGGGGACACCCCCGTCGCCGACGCGGTGGAGCACGCCCTGGGCTGA